The following are encoded in a window of Amycolatopsis lexingtonensis genomic DNA:
- a CDS encoding DUF3592 domain-containing protein: protein MRAFWVVIAAGFSVVAGLGAAATVYSLVSGDDDLLSNALLLVGGLAFAAVGWYRLRVVDRGATAVVRNFGRWLPAADPADGDHPVLNARMRRAYRRATGFAVGWAVVFAAGFTQVALVSAAAEDLLHTGFHEIGEVVSVRHSRGTTYIEVSHGNRTDVLVRDSDRDYRVGEEVIVIYDPADPARVRTADESNEDDSQLSLGMVPILVALFGLPFSIGLAAGWRRRLRAVERTGWRRARVSDEQVKLDSEFRDGSVVALRRSWALLRLSPSAGWKNKQGWVGGWGRSMVVGMENGPYVLAVHAIRERA from the coding sequence ATGCGGGCATTCTGGGTGGTCATCGCCGCCGGCTTTTCGGTTGTCGCCGGGCTTGGCGCCGCGGCCACGGTGTACTCGCTCGTCTCCGGCGACGACGATCTGCTGAGCAATGCGCTCCTCCTGGTCGGTGGCCTCGCGTTCGCCGCCGTCGGCTGGTACCGGCTGCGGGTCGTGGACCGCGGCGCAACGGCCGTCGTCCGGAACTTCGGCCGGTGGCTGCCCGCGGCGGATCCCGCCGACGGTGACCACCCGGTGCTGAACGCCCGCATGCGCCGGGCTTACCGCCGCGCGACGGGCTTCGCCGTGGGCTGGGCGGTGGTGTTCGCGGCCGGGTTCACCCAGGTCGCCCTGGTCTCCGCGGCCGCCGAGGACCTGCTCCACACCGGCTTCCACGAGATCGGCGAGGTCGTCAGCGTGCGCCACAGCAGAGGCACGACGTACATCGAGGTGAGCCACGGCAACCGGACCGACGTCCTCGTCCGGGATTCGGACCGCGACTACCGGGTCGGCGAGGAGGTGATCGTCATCTACGACCCGGCCGACCCCGCGCGCGTGCGCACCGCGGACGAATCGAACGAAGACGATTCCCAGCTCAGCCTCGGCATGGTTCCGATACTGGTCGCCCTGTTCGGCCTGCCGTTCTCGATCGGGCTGGCGGCCGGCTGGCGGCGCCGGCTCCGGGCCGTCGAGCGCACCGGGTGGCGACGGGCCCGCGTGAGCGACGAGCAGGTGAAGCTGGACTCGGAATTCCGCGACGGGTCGGTGGTCGCGCTCCGCCGCTCCTGGGCGCTCCTCCGCCTGTCGCCGTCGGCCGGCTGGAAGAACAAGCAGGGCTGGGTCGGCGGCTGGGGCAGGTCGATGGTCGTGGGGATGGAGAACGGCCCGTACGTCCTGGCCGTCCACGCGATCCGGGAACGGGCCTAG
- a CDS encoding DUF1304 domain-containing protein has product MTIAADVLVGLVALIHVYIVVLEMFLWTTPRARAAFGTTKEFAEESKTLAANQGLYNGFLALALVWGLIASDPTGFQLKLYGLVCVIIAGLYGAATASKRILFVQVLPAALALLALLLAR; this is encoded by the coding sequence GTGACAATCGCCGCCGACGTCCTGGTCGGGCTGGTCGCCCTGATCCACGTCTACATCGTCGTCCTGGAGATGTTCCTCTGGACCACCCCGCGCGCCCGCGCCGCCTTCGGCACCACGAAGGAGTTCGCGGAAGAGAGCAAGACGCTCGCCGCGAACCAAGGGCTGTACAACGGTTTCCTGGCGCTCGCGCTGGTGTGGGGCCTGATCGCGAGCGACCCCACGGGCTTCCAGCTCAAGCTGTACGGCCTCGTGTGCGTCATCATCGCGGGCCTCTACGGCGCGGCGACGGCCAGCAAGCGGATCCTGTTCGTGCAGGTGCTGCCGGCCGCGCTGGCGCTGCTCGCGCTCCTGCTCGCCCGCTGA
- the hisI gene encoding phosphoribosyl-AMP cyclohydrolase, translated as MSLDAAVSARLKRNADGLIAAVVVEHATSDVLMMAWMNDDALAATLATRRGTYWSRSRRKLWVKGETSGHYQHVREVRIDCDGDTVLLRVDQTGPACHTGTHTCFDTEERLLLADEKEHA; from the coding sequence ATGAGCCTGGACGCGGCCGTCTCGGCGCGCCTCAAGCGCAACGCCGACGGCCTGATCGCCGCGGTCGTCGTCGAGCACGCCACCTCCGACGTGCTGATGATGGCCTGGATGAACGACGACGCCCTCGCCGCGACCCTGGCCACCCGCCGCGGCACGTACTGGTCGCGCAGCCGGCGGAAGCTGTGGGTCAAGGGCGAGACGTCCGGCCACTACCAGCACGTTCGCGAGGTGCGCATCGACTGCGACGGCGATACGGTGCTGCTGCGCGTCGACCAGACCGGCCCCGCCTGTCACACCGGCACGCACACCTGTTTCGACACCGAAGAGCGCCTGCTCCTCGCCGACGAGAAAGAGCACGCGTGA
- the hisF gene encoding imidazole glycerol phosphate synthase subunit HisF, whose protein sequence is MSVAVRVIPCLDVDAGRVVKGVNFAGLRDAGDPVELARRYDAEGADELTFLDVTASSGDRETTYDVVRRTAEQVFIPLTVGGGVRSNDDVNRLLRTGADKVSINTAAIARPEFLHEASRRFGAQCIVLSVDARRVPEGGEPTSSGFEVTTHGGRRGTGIDAVEWAARGEELGVGEILLNSMDADGTKNGFDLELIELVRKAVRVPVIASGGAGALEHFLPAVRTGADAVLAASVFHFGQLKIGDVKNALREGGVEVR, encoded by the coding sequence ATGTCTGTCGCGGTGCGGGTGATCCCCTGTCTCGACGTCGACGCGGGCCGGGTCGTGAAGGGCGTCAACTTCGCCGGCCTCCGCGACGCCGGCGACCCGGTCGAGCTGGCCCGGCGTTACGACGCCGAAGGGGCCGACGAGCTGACGTTCCTCGACGTCACGGCGTCCTCCGGCGACCGCGAAACCACCTACGACGTGGTCCGCCGCACCGCCGAGCAGGTCTTCATCCCGCTCACCGTCGGCGGCGGCGTCCGCAGCAACGACGACGTCAACCGGCTCCTGCGCACGGGCGCGGACAAGGTGAGCATCAACACCGCCGCCATCGCCCGGCCGGAGTTCCTCCACGAAGCCTCCCGCCGGTTCGGCGCGCAGTGCATCGTGCTGTCCGTCGACGCGCGCCGCGTTCCCGAAGGCGGCGAGCCGACCTCGTCCGGCTTCGAGGTCACCACCCACGGCGGCCGCCGCGGCACCGGGATCGACGCCGTCGAGTGGGCCGCGCGCGGCGAAGAGCTCGGGGTCGGCGAGATCCTGCTCAACTCCATGGACGCCGACGGCACCAAGAACGGCTTCGACCTCGAGCTCATCGAGCTGGTCCGCAAGGCCGTGCGGGTCCCGGTGATCGCCAGCGGGGGAGCGGGCGCGCTCGAGCACTTCCTGCCCGCGGTGCGGACCGGCGCGGACGCGGTGCTCGCGGCCAGCGTGTTCCACTTCGGACAGCTGAAGATCGGCGACGTCAAGAACGCGCTGCGCGAAGGCGGGGTCGAGGTCCGGTGA
- a CDS encoding TetR family transcriptional regulator has protein sequence MARAGRRPGQTETREKILDAARHRFAELGYDGATVRGIAADAGVNAALLHHFFGSKQALFAAAMNLPVDPASLVPAILAGPRAGVGERLVRAFLAVWAAPEGRTPFIAMLRAAATNEQVALMMRQFIERTVLAEVARALAVPKIRVTGIAAQMMGVALLRYVIKLPPLAEADDEEIVALLAPVAQYYLDSRDGVETRQAPS, from the coding sequence ATGGCACGGGCGGGACGGCGGCCGGGGCAGACGGAGACGCGCGAGAAGATCCTCGACGCGGCCCGCCACCGGTTCGCCGAGCTGGGCTACGACGGCGCGACGGTCCGCGGGATCGCCGCCGACGCCGGCGTCAACGCGGCCCTGCTGCACCACTTCTTCGGCAGCAAGCAGGCCCTTTTCGCGGCGGCGATGAACCTCCCGGTCGACCCGGCGTCCCTGGTCCCGGCCATCCTGGCGGGCCCGCGCGCGGGCGTCGGCGAACGCCTGGTGCGCGCTTTCCTCGCGGTGTGGGCGGCCCCGGAAGGGCGCACGCCGTTCATCGCGATGCTGCGCGCGGCGGCCACCAACGAGCAGGTCGCGCTGATGATGCGCCAGTTCATCGAGCGCACGGTGCTGGCCGAGGTGGCACGGGCGCTGGCGGTCCCGAAGATCCGCGTGACCGGGATCGCGGCGCAGATGATGGGCGTCGCGCTGCTGCGGTACGTGATCAAGCTGCCCCCGCTGGCCGAGGCGGACGACGAGGAGATCGTCGCGCTGCTGGCCCCGGTGGCCCAGTACTACCTGGATTCCCGGGACGGTGTCGAAACCCGCCAGGCGCCTTCGTAG
- a CDS encoding dihydrofolate reductase family protein has protein sequence MTATYTFDVFMSLDGFGSHTGDWGGYWGKQGPELLAHRLELYREDQRMVFGAATHRLNEQMLSVDPAALDPWVTRMRDLPATVVSATLDGPLGWPDATVVAGDAVEVVTRLKEESPVPLRSHGSLSLNRALLAAGLVDRVQVTVFPVLTGRTGERPVFEGVPDLDLDLLESRTLDGRTQELIYRPTLHE, from the coding sequence ATGACCGCGACCTACACCTTCGACGTCTTCATGAGCCTCGACGGCTTCGGTTCCCACACCGGCGACTGGGGCGGCTACTGGGGCAAGCAGGGCCCCGAGCTGCTCGCGCACCGCCTCGAGCTGTACCGCGAGGACCAGCGGATGGTTTTCGGGGCGGCCACGCACCGGCTGAACGAGCAGATGCTGTCGGTGGACCCGGCGGCGCTCGACCCGTGGGTGACCCGGATGCGGGACCTGCCGGCGACGGTGGTGTCGGCCACGCTCGACGGCCCGCTCGGCTGGCCGGACGCGACCGTCGTGGCCGGTGACGCCGTCGAGGTCGTCACCCGGCTGAAGGAGGAGTCGCCGGTGCCGCTGCGCTCGCACGGGAGCCTGTCGCTCAACCGGGCGCTGCTGGCGGCGGGCCTGGTGGACCGCGTCCAGGTGACGGTGTTCCCGGTACTCACCGGGCGGACGGGCGAGCGGCCCGTCTTCGAAGGCGTGCCGGACCTCGACCTGGACCTGCTGGAGAGCCGGACGCTCGACGGCCGGACCCAGGAGCTGATCTACCGCCCGACGCTGCACGAGTGA
- a CDS encoding phytase — protein sequence MRRLLPAAVAAVSLLSAVPASAASRDPSPVAQTQAFVDDSSASPANADADDPAIWVHPNDPSRSVVLGTLKEGGLAAFDLDARTLQLIPAGPGGRFNNVDVVGDLAVVSDRGRDLVRVYRIDPRGAAAGADLLRDVTDPNAPRVFPQSDVDEQRTAYGLAAGRDPRTGVRWVAVTRRHETRVALLKLVDRPDGTVGTTPLATVDLPSSFRLPDGMTWSPCEEPGEGPQLEGSVFDGRVLYTAQEDVGIWRIPLTSAGFGRPELVDRVRSYGVPQRWDAETEECVPDGADPGFGGRWLEADAEGLAVADGTLFASSQGDSRFVVYGHRTRDLRIVAGRGTDSVEHSDGSAITTASLGRRFPHGLLVVHDGERRPSAGDLPTTGFAFVRLEDVIPR from the coding sequence GTGCGCAGACTTCTCCCGGCGGCCGTGGCCGCCGTCTCCCTGCTGTCCGCCGTTCCCGCTTCCGCCGCGTCCCGTGATCCCTCGCCGGTCGCCCAGACGCAGGCCTTCGTCGACGATTCCTCGGCCTCCCCGGCGAACGCCGATGCCGACGACCCGGCCATCTGGGTCCACCCGAACGACCCTTCGCGCAGCGTGGTGCTGGGAACGCTCAAGGAGGGCGGGCTCGCCGCGTTCGACCTGGACGCGCGGACGCTGCAGCTCATCCCGGCCGGGCCCGGCGGGCGGTTCAACAACGTCGACGTCGTCGGGGACCTCGCCGTCGTCAGCGACCGGGGCCGGGACCTCGTCCGGGTGTACCGGATCGATCCGCGGGGCGCCGCCGCCGGGGCGGACCTCCTGCGGGACGTCACCGATCCGAACGCCCCGCGCGTGTTCCCGCAGTCCGATGTGGACGAACAGCGGACCGCGTACGGCCTCGCCGCGGGGCGCGACCCGCGCACCGGCGTCCGGTGGGTGGCGGTGACCCGGCGGCACGAGACGCGGGTGGCACTGCTGAAGCTGGTCGACCGGCCGGACGGCACCGTCGGCACCACGCCGCTGGCGACCGTCGACCTGCCGTCGTCGTTCCGGCTGCCGGACGGCATGACGTGGTCGCCCTGCGAGGAACCCGGCGAAGGGCCGCAGCTGGAGGGGTCGGTGTTCGACGGCCGCGTGCTCTACACCGCCCAGGAGGACGTCGGGATCTGGCGGATCCCGCTGACGTCCGCCGGGTTCGGGCGGCCCGAGCTGGTCGACCGCGTGCGCTCCTACGGCGTCCCGCAGCGCTGGGACGCCGAAACGGAGGAATGCGTCCCGGACGGCGCCGACCCCGGGTTCGGCGGCCGGTGGCTGGAAGCCGACGCCGAAGGGCTGGCGGTGGCGGACGGCACGCTGTTCGCGTCCAGCCAGGGCGACTCGCGGTTCGTCGTCTACGGCCACCGCACGCGCGACCTCCGGATCGTCGCGGGCCGCGGCACGGACTCGGTCGAGCACTCCGACGGCTCGGCGATCACGACCGCATCGCTCGGCCGCCGTTTCCCGCACGGTCTCCTGGTGGTCCACGACGGCGAGCGCCGTCCGTCGGCGGGCGACCTCCCGACCACGGGCTTCGCTTTCGTCCGGTTGGAAGACGTCATCCCCCGGTAA
- a CDS encoding right-handed parallel beta-helix repeat-containing protein, translating to MPRLHSALVVLLLAASVVPVFTVATAAVAESATGAVCDHQPALYAQAPPGAVPVDLAVEGDLSVKTQASPPGTTFWLPPGTHRLAADQYGQVIPKDGDVYLGAPGAVLDGRGVNRAAFTQQAKDVVIRGLTIQNFVAPQDQGVVNHDSGAHWVIENTTIQRNTGAALMAGVRQEVRASCLRDNGQYGMNAYRPDNTITGLLVEGNEITGNNVDDWETRNPGCGCSGGMKFWAVNGADVRGNWIHHNHGAGLWADTNDNDFLIEDNVIEDNDAEAIFYEISYNVVIRHNAIRRNNVVAGSRRASRGDNFPSASVYISESGGEPRVPARTDVLDIYGNSFEDNWSGITLWENADRFCNSPANTSTASCTKLVADRTQCAAPGIDSAPLFDDCRWKTQRVEIHSNTFRFDPARPGCLSLCGRMAVLSNYGTYPSWSPYRGTLVQDAITRDQDNYWYSNDYFGPWTFVAGDTSRTLTPAQWQNEPWNQDDCASFDGVTPNC from the coding sequence ATGCCGCGCCTTCATTCCGCGCTCGTTGTCCTGCTCTTGGCCGCCTCCGTTGTTCCCGTTTTCACCGTCGCCACAGCCGCCGTCGCCGAGTCCGCGACGGGTGCCGTGTGCGACCACCAGCCCGCGCTCTACGCCCAGGCGCCGCCGGGTGCCGTACCCGTCGACCTGGCCGTCGAGGGCGACTTGAGCGTCAAGACGCAGGCGTCGCCGCCGGGGACCACCTTCTGGCTGCCACCCGGCACGCACCGGCTGGCGGCCGACCAGTACGGGCAGGTCATCCCCAAGGACGGCGACGTCTACCTCGGTGCCCCCGGCGCCGTGCTCGACGGCCGCGGCGTCAACCGGGCCGCGTTCACCCAGCAGGCCAAGGACGTCGTCATCCGCGGCCTCACCATCCAGAACTTCGTCGCGCCGCAGGACCAGGGCGTCGTCAACCACGACTCCGGCGCGCACTGGGTCATCGAGAACACCACCATCCAGCGCAACACCGGCGCCGCGCTGATGGCCGGCGTCCGGCAGGAGGTCCGGGCCAGCTGCCTGCGCGACAACGGGCAGTACGGGATGAACGCCTACCGCCCCGACAACACGATCACCGGGCTGCTCGTCGAGGGCAACGAAATCACCGGGAACAACGTCGACGACTGGGAAACGCGCAACCCCGGCTGCGGCTGCAGCGGCGGAATGAAGTTCTGGGCCGTGAACGGCGCCGACGTCCGCGGCAACTGGATCCACCACAACCACGGCGCCGGCCTGTGGGCGGACACCAATGACAACGATTTCCTGATCGAAGACAACGTCATCGAAGACAACGACGCGGAAGCGATCTTCTACGAGATCAGCTACAACGTCGTGATCCGCCACAACGCCATCCGCCGCAACAACGTGGTCGCGGGCAGCCGGCGCGCGTCCCGCGGCGACAACTTCCCGTCCGCGTCGGTCTACATCTCCGAATCCGGCGGCGAACCCCGCGTGCCGGCCCGCACCGACGTCCTCGACATCTACGGCAACTCCTTCGAGGACAACTGGTCCGGCATCACGCTGTGGGAGAACGCCGACCGCTTCTGCAACAGCCCGGCGAACACCTCGACCGCGAGCTGCACCAAGCTCGTCGCGGACCGGACGCAGTGCGCCGCACCGGGCATCGATTCCGCGCCGCTGTTCGACGACTGCCGCTGGAAGACCCAGCGGGTCGAGATCCATTCGAACACCTTCCGCTTCGATCCCGCCCGGCCCGGCTGCCTCAGCCTGTGCGGCCGGATGGCGGTGCTGTCGAACTACGGCACCTACCCGTCGTGGTCCCCGTACCGGGGCACGCTGGTGCAGGACGCGATCACCCGCGACCAGGACAACTACTGGTACAGCAATGACTACTTCGGCCCGTGGACGTTCGTCGCCGGCGACACCTCCCGCACCCTCACCCCGGCGCAGTGGCAGAACGAGCCCTGGAACCAGGACGACTGCGCCTCCTTCGACGGCGTGACACCGAACTGCTGA
- a CDS encoding SigE family RNA polymerase sigma factor: MSFEEFVAERLDGLLRYATVLTNDPHLAQDIVQDVLLRAQQRWDGIDAPPSYVRRMITNEYLSWRRRAVRRMVPSSHDVLDALGPPEADPATAYDERDAMLGLLATLPRKQRAAIVLRYYENYSDAEIAAVLRCGASTVRSQISRALATLRQAPHPAVLTTGAGE; the protein is encoded by the coding sequence GTGAGCTTCGAAGAGTTCGTCGCGGAGCGGCTGGACGGCCTGCTCCGCTACGCCACCGTCCTGACGAACGACCCGCACCTGGCGCAGGACATCGTCCAGGACGTGCTGCTGCGCGCCCAGCAGCGGTGGGACGGCATCGACGCCCCGCCGTCCTACGTGCGGCGGATGATCACCAACGAATACCTCTCATGGCGACGGCGGGCCGTGCGGCGGATGGTGCCGAGCAGCCACGACGTCCTCGACGCGCTCGGCCCGCCCGAAGCCGACCCGGCCACCGCCTACGACGAGCGGGACGCGATGCTCGGCCTGCTCGCCACGCTGCCCCGCAAGCAGCGCGCGGCGATCGTGCTGCGGTACTACGAGAACTACTCCGACGCCGAGATCGCCGCGGTCCTGCGCTGCGGCGCGTCGACCGTGCGCAGCCAGATTTCCCGCGCGCTGGCCACCCTGCGCCAGGCGCCGCACCCCGCGGTACTCACCACCGGAGCTGGAGAATGA
- a CDS encoding ABC transporter ATP-binding protein: protein MTNSALAVTGLRVRRGDRLVVRDVGFEVPRGVVTGLLGPSGCGKTTLMRAIVGVQIVESGTVTVLGLPAGSPPLRRRIGYATQNPAIYADLTVREALKYFAAVLRAPVSDVDRVIGEVGLAEHAGQLVGALSGGQHSRANLAVALLGEPELLVLDEPTVGLDPLLRDELWALFRRLADGGATLLVSSHVMDEAARCDRLLLMREGVLLADEAPLALRERTGAADLEGAFLNLVRAAS from the coding sequence ATGACTAATTCTGCGCTGGCGGTCACCGGGCTCCGCGTCCGGCGCGGGGACCGGCTCGTGGTGCGGGACGTGGGCTTCGAGGTGCCGCGCGGCGTCGTCACCGGGCTGCTCGGCCCGAGCGGCTGCGGCAAGACCACGCTGATGCGCGCGATCGTCGGCGTCCAGATCGTCGAGAGCGGCACGGTCACCGTTCTCGGCCTGCCCGCCGGCAGCCCGCCGCTGCGGCGGCGGATCGGCTACGCCACGCAGAACCCCGCGATCTACGCGGATCTGACCGTCCGGGAGGCGCTGAAGTACTTCGCCGCGGTGCTGCGCGCGCCGGTGTCCGATGTGGACCGGGTGATCGGCGAAGTCGGGCTGGCCGAGCACGCCGGGCAGCTGGTCGGTGCGCTGTCGGGCGGCCAGCACAGCCGCGCGAACCTCGCCGTCGCGCTGCTCGGCGAACCGGAACTGCTGGTGCTCGACGAGCCGACCGTCGGGCTCGACCCGTTGCTACGCGACGAATTGTGGGCCCTGTTCCGTCGGCTCGCCGACGGCGGCGCGACACTGCTCGTGTCCAGCCACGTCATGGACGAAGCGGCGCGCTGCGACCGGCTCCTGCTCATGCGCGAAGGCGTCCTCCTCGCCGACGAAGCACCGCTCGCCCTGCGCGAGCGCACCGGGGCCGCCGACCTCGAAGGCGCGTTCCTGAACCTCGTGCGGGCCGCGTCGTGA
- a CDS encoding ABC transporter permease, which produces MNPALTLATTRRILTQLRHDPRTVVMLILVPTLLMVLLRYVFNSAAVFSRVAPALLGVFPFLIMFLIASITTLRERTTATLERLMTLPIGRLDLLFGYALAFGAIAVVQVSLAAGVALWWLGLDLAGSVGMLLLIAVLDALLGMALGLFVSAFARTEFQAIQFMPVFVLPQILLCGLFVPREDMGWLLRWLSDVMPLSYAVEALTRVTTAGTIDVVILRNLVVVACCALLALVLGAATLRRRTP; this is translated from the coding sequence GTGAACCCCGCGCTGACGCTGGCCACCACCCGGCGCATCCTGACCCAGCTGCGGCACGACCCGCGGACCGTGGTGATGCTGATCCTGGTGCCGACGCTGCTCATGGTGCTGCTGCGGTACGTGTTCAACTCGGCGGCCGTCTTCAGCCGCGTCGCGCCCGCGCTGCTCGGGGTGTTCCCGTTCCTGATCATGTTCCTCATCGCGTCGATCACGACGTTGCGGGAACGGACCACGGCCACCCTCGAGCGCCTGATGACCCTCCCCATCGGACGGCTGGACCTGCTTTTCGGCTACGCGCTGGCGTTCGGCGCGATCGCCGTCGTGCAGGTCTCGCTCGCCGCCGGCGTCGCGCTCTGGTGGCTCGGCCTCGACCTGGCCGGTTCCGTCGGGATGCTGCTGCTGATCGCGGTCCTCGACGCGCTGCTCGGCATGGCGCTGGGGCTGTTCGTAAGCGCCTTCGCCCGCACGGAATTCCAGGCCATCCAGTTCATGCCGGTGTTCGTGCTGCCGCAGATCCTGCTGTGCGGGCTGTTCGTCCCGCGCGAGGACATGGGCTGGCTGCTGCGGTGGCTCTCCGACGTGATGCCGCTGTCGTACGCGGTCGAGGCGCTGACCCGCGTCACCACGGCCGGCACGATCGACGTGGTGATCCTGCGGAACCTCGTGGTCGTCGCGTGCTGCGCGCTGCTCGCCCTGGTCCTCGGCGCGGCGACGCTGCGGCGCCGGACGCCGTGA
- a CDS encoding PPOX class F420-dependent oxidoreductase gives MASETDRLAAERYVVLTTFRRDGRAVPTPIWVAGDAGELVLWSERKAGKVKRIRNSGRVEVQACDLRGQKTHGAVATGQARLLDLAETERVRKAIARKYGLVGRVTMFFSKLRGPADRTVGIAVKLDD, from the coding sequence ATGGCATCCGAAACGGACCGGCTCGCGGCCGAGCGCTACGTCGTCCTGACCACGTTCCGGCGCGACGGGCGCGCGGTGCCGACCCCGATCTGGGTGGCGGGCGACGCCGGCGAGCTCGTGCTGTGGTCGGAGCGGAAGGCGGGCAAGGTCAAGCGCATCCGCAACAGCGGGCGGGTGGAGGTCCAGGCCTGCGACCTGCGCGGGCAGAAGACGCACGGCGCCGTCGCCACCGGTCAGGCGCGGCTGCTCGACCTCGCCGAAACCGAGCGGGTCCGCAAGGCGATCGCGCGCAAGTACGGCCTCGTCGGGCGCGTCACGATGTTCTTCTCCAAGCTGCGCGGCCCGGCCGACCGGACGGTCGGGATCGCCGTCAAGCTGGACGACTGA
- a CDS encoding GNAT family N-acetyltransferase: protein MEEIVTQLEMTAAEQLNPAPLVDGVTLRAAEPGPLIRELHVRIGTPYRWPSASRSDADWARWLAEPGRQYRLIEYRGEVAGAADFESQDDGDVEITTFGLLPEFVGKGLGGYALTLVVADAWTSPGVRRVWLHTSTLDHPNALPNYLRRGFRSFSRPA, encoded by the coding sequence GTGGAGGAGATCGTCACCCAGCTCGAAATGACCGCCGCGGAGCAGCTCAACCCGGCTCCGCTCGTCGACGGCGTCACGCTGCGAGCCGCCGAGCCCGGGCCGCTGATCCGCGAGCTGCACGTCCGCATCGGCACGCCGTACCGGTGGCCCAGCGCGTCCCGTTCGGACGCCGATTGGGCGCGGTGGCTCGCCGAACCAGGCCGGCAGTACCGGCTGATCGAGTACCGCGGCGAGGTCGCCGGCGCCGCCGATTTCGAGTCCCAGGACGACGGCGACGTCGAGATCACCACGTTCGGGCTGCTCCCGGAGTTCGTCGGCAAGGGGCTCGGCGGGTACGCGCTCACCCTCGTCGTCGCCGACGCCTGGACGTCGCCGGGGGTGCGCCGCGTCTGGCTGCACACCTCGACGCTCGACCACCCGAACGCGCTGCCGAACTACCTGCGGCGCGGGTTCCGCAGCTTCAGTCGTCCAGCTTGA
- a CDS encoding DUF1330 domain-containing protein: protein MTAYGLAHLRPPAELSEEVFQYLERIQATLDPYGGEFLVHGAPVEVMEGDWPGGLVLIGFPSAAAAHAWYASPAYQAILRLRADHIPGDLVIVEGCGPDHDSAAMGAALRAAAVGRKAADSTVPAP from the coding sequence ATGACCGCCTACGGACTCGCCCACCTGCGCCCGCCCGCCGAGCTGTCCGAAGAGGTCTTCCAGTACCTCGAGCGCATCCAGGCGACGCTCGACCCCTACGGTGGCGAGTTCCTCGTGCACGGCGCTCCCGTCGAGGTGATGGAAGGCGACTGGCCGGGCGGCCTCGTGCTCATCGGGTTCCCGAGCGCCGCCGCGGCGCACGCGTGGTACGCCTCGCCCGCCTACCAGGCGATCCTGCGGCTGCGCGCGGACCACATCCCGGGTGATCTGGTCATCGTGGAGGGATGCGGACCCGACCACGACTCGGCCGCCATGGGGGCCGCGCTGCGGGCCGCCGCGGTGGGCCGAAAAGCGGCTGACAGCACCGTCCCCGCCCCGTAG
- a CDS encoding TetR/AcrR family transcriptional regulator codes for MVRRNPERRAALLDAAIDVLAREGARGLTFRAVDQQAGVPVGTASNYFAGRDEILKHAGERVYERLVDEAVIADGLTGARDRARVAELMHGLVDRVAAFPTGFLALLELRLEATRRPELRDVLTRRIREDVDFNVEYHEKSGLPGDGTTVVLLWLALNWLIMERLTLPGLFTDAQRHDLVEALVDRLLAGQPSLPPA; via the coding sequence ATGGTGCGACGCAACCCCGAACGGCGCGCGGCCCTGCTCGACGCCGCCATCGACGTCCTCGCCCGCGAAGGCGCGCGGGGGCTCACCTTCCGCGCGGTCGACCAGCAGGCCGGCGTCCCGGTCGGCACGGCGTCCAACTACTTCGCCGGCCGCGACGAGATCCTCAAGCACGCCGGTGAACGCGTCTACGAACGGCTCGTCGACGAAGCCGTCATCGCGGACGGGCTGACCGGGGCACGCGACCGGGCCCGCGTCGCCGAGCTGATGCACGGGCTCGTGGACCGCGTCGCCGCGTTCCCCACCGGGTTCCTCGCCCTGCTGGAACTGCGGCTGGAAGCCACCCGGCGGCCGGAGCTGCGGGACGTGCTCACCCGCCGCATCCGCGAGGACGTCGACTTCAACGTCGAGTACCACGAAAAGTCCGGCCTGCCCGGCGACGGCACGACGGTCGTGCTGCTGTGGCTCGCGCTGAACTGGCTGATCATGGAACGGCTGACGCTGCCCGGGTTGTTCACCGACGCGCAGCGCCACGACCTCGTCGAGGCACTCGTGGACCGCCTGCTCGCCGGGCAGCCGTCGTTACCTCCGGCGTAA